The DNA region ATTAGGTCAGCATCAATTAAAATTAAAAGACATTAATAATTTTTATTTAACAGCTGGTCCGGGTAGTTATACTGGTGTTCGGATTCCAATGACAATTGTGAAAACAGTTAAAGTAATTAATCCGGCGATTAATGTTTATACAATTAATACATTACTTTATCAGGCGGGGTTAGATAATGTTGTTTCAATGCTTGATGCGCGGAGTGGAAAACGGTATTTTGCGGTAATTAGTAATGGTGTAGAGGTGATTCCAAGGCAAGTTCTTGATTATGAAACTTGTATTGAAATTACAAAGCAATTTCCAGGTTATGAGTTTCGTTATGATTTACAAGAAATTGATTTTGTTCAAAATTATCTTGTTCTAAAAAAGCATTTTATATTAGTTGAAGATATTTTTGCTTTAGAGCCACAGTATTTAAAAAAGGATTGAAGTTAAATGGTTATTTTAAAACCAGTTAATAATAGTGATGCTTTATTATTATTTTTATTAGAACAAGAAAATTATCCACATAATTATTATAAATATCGTAATTTAATTTAAATGATTAATAACAAAAATTATCTTGTTTATAAATTAATTGTTAAAAATAATCTCTATGGTTATTTTATTTTAATGCATAGTGGGGGTGATTTTAAATTAATACTTTTAACAGTTAAAAAGCGTCATCACCATCAAGGTTATGGTCAACAAATGTTAAAATATATTCTAACACATTTTTCATATCAACAAATTTTTTAGAAGTAAATGAACATAATTTGGTTGCTCAACAATTATATTTAAAGCATGGGTTTAAGATTATTCGAACAATTGCTCAATATTATGGTGCAGAAAATAGATACTTAATGGTTTATCATCACTAACTTTATTTAATTTTACGGTATAATATATAAGAAAAAATTAGGTGGTAAAGGAAAGAAAAAATGGGAAGAGCATTTGAAGTTCGCAAGCAGTCAATGGCAGCAACAGCTGCAAAAAAAGCAGTATTATATAATCGTGTTGCTCGAGAAATTTATTTAGCAGCACGCGAAGGAAGTGTTGATCCCAATGCTAATTTAGCATTACGGAATGCAATTGATAAAGCAAAAGCAAAACAGGTTCCACGTGATGTTATTGAACGTGCGATTAATAAAGCAAGTGGAAGCGATAATGAAAATTACCAAGCAATTCGTTATGAAGGGTATGGACCAGGAGGCAGTGCAATTATTGTTGATACACTGACAAATAATGTTAACCGCACTGTGGCAGAAGTACGCAATTGTTTTACTAAAATAGGTGGTAAACTAGGAGTTAATGGGGCTGTCGTGCATTTATTTGATTATTTAGCGGTGTTTGCATTTACAGGTAAAACGGTTGAAGAAGTATTAGAATTATTATTACTAGCAGATTGTGATATTAATGATGTTGTTGCTGAAAATGGACAAATTGTTGTTTATGCGCCAGGAACAGTATTTAATAGTGTTAAAAGGGCATTAGAACAAGTCGGGATTACAACATTTCAAATGGCAGAAATTACAATGCTTTCCCATGACCGGATTACTTTACATGGTGATGACGCTGAACAATTTGAAAAAATGTTAAATATGTTAGATGACATTGATGATGTGCAAGATGTTTATCATAATGTTTTCCTTGTTTAGTTAAGCGTGAAAAGCAGGAAAACAACTTGGAAAATTAGAAACAATTGAAAAATTATTGCTAATAGTGCATAATAATAGTAAAGTAAAAAAAGGAGTTTAGATAATAATGTCAAATTTTTTGGGTGGTAGTATGACAATGAATGTGATTTTAGTCGTAATTGTAGTCGTAGTTATTATTTTTGCAATTGTTTCTTCAATTATGGGACGAAAAGCACAACGCATTGAACGAGAAAAACGAAAAAAACAAGTTAAAGATAAAATTAAACAATATATTAAAGATACTGATAATCGTAAAAACTTAAGATTAGAATATGAAAAAGTTATTGCTCGTAAAGGAAAAGAATTTAAATATCGCGATATTTTTGATGTTATTGTTGATATTTATGAAGCAAAAACAAATGCTTTTTTAGAACAAAAAGCTTTTGAAATTGAAGGTATTTCAAAAAAAATTAGTAAAAAACAATATGAAACAACTTGAATTGTTAACCAAGAAATTGATTTAGAAGAAACAAAACATCGAATTAAAATTAGTGAAAAAAAAATTAAGTTAACAAAAGAAGAAAAAAAAGCAGCAAAAATTGCGGCAAGAAAAGAATATGAAGCACATCGTGCTGAAATGCTTAAAAAGCGTGAAGAAGAACGGAAATTGCGAAAAGCTGGACAACTTCCTGTTGATGAACGCCCAAAACCAAAACCAGAGAAATTTGTCCCTAGAAAATAAGATAGAACTTATTTTCTTTGTCTTTAAAAAGCAAATCCGAAATAACGAAAGTGAAGTGCAATAATGGATTTAG from Spiroplasma kunkelii CR2-3x includes:
- a CDS encoding YebC/PmpR family DNA-binding transcriptional regulator; this encodes MGRAFEVRKQSMAATAAKKAVLYNRVAREIYLAAREGSVDPNANLALRNAIDKAKAKQVPRDVIERAINKASGSDNENYQAIRYEGYGPGGSAIIVDTLTNNVNRTVAEVRNCFTKIGGKLGVNGAVVHLFDYLAVFAFTGKTVEEVLELLLLADCDINDVVAENGQIVVYAPGTVFNSVKRALEQVGITTFQMAEITMLSHDRITLHGDDAEQFEKMLNMLDDIDDVQDVYHNVFLV
- a CDS encoding GNAT family N-acetyltransferase, with the translated sequence MINNKNYLVYKLIVKNNLYGYFILMHSGGDFKLILLTVKKRHHHQGYGQQMLKYILTHFSYQQIF
- the tsaB gene encoding tRNA (adenosine(37)-N6)-threonylcarbamoyltransferase complex dimerization subunit type 1 TsaB, yielding MLNLFIDTSTDFLILILEKEQKIIAQVHQNHARRHTETTLPTITQLLGQHQLKLKDINNFYLTAGPGSYTGVRIPMTIVKTVKVINPAINVYTINTLLYQAGLDNVVSMLDARSGKRYFAVISNGVEVIPRQVLDYETCIEITKQFPGYEFRYDLQEIDFVQNYLVLKKHFILVEDIFALEPQYLKKDWS